In Leptospira limi, a single genomic region encodes these proteins:
- the mdoH gene encoding glucans biosynthesis glucosyltransferase MdoH, whose translation MIQLHRILFFTVFMIPIIIGLTTFAQIISFGGVELTEYYQFITLLFLLPMLSYGATTSLFGFLISLLKEGDPLLKAKKIPEKELDFASIDRVPVALVMPVYEENEVSIFARIKVIYESLEKYHSLPKLDFFILSDTRTPEKWIKEEAAYLELCESTGNYQKFHYRRRKSNLNGKSGNIADFCRRWGNRYEHMIILDADSLMSGEIIVQLIAMMEQNPKAGIIQTNSKLFRATTLFQKLTEFSSYLFSSYFLKGASFWQINANSYWGHNAILRIKPFMEYCALPHLPEYGGLGGKILSHDTVEASLMRKAGYEVLCAYELEGSYEENPPNIIDVLKRDQRWCQGNLQHFWFLFGKKIPFINRIHILNGILSYLNSPIWLCYILLSLWNYIEESKFLNYSMLPEEFEYFKAQIYDPLYLKLLYLSLLLLFLPRVLSYLSLPFKQIFLKFPAFFLETLFSILIAPIYMIYHSIFVVSIFLNKKISWGPQNRDAESSYPFSYVVSSFFGITILGLVSAYISYSYSLMLFFLTMPIWIGWTLSIPLVMFTSREQKSLHSFFDLSYWKPNRGLTNNLREELTRSDEKRMEGKEIFYALVHPVFHKRHKQLQGNKSYRSKVSNSIANDFEILLGQGPEQLDRKKLLNILSNRELLDLFFQKFWTSEKSKWGQYWKNIWEEINPSSFP comes from the coding sequence ATGATCCAATTACATCGAATTTTATTTTTTACTGTCTTCATGATTCCCATCATCATTGGGCTCACTACCTTTGCCCAAATCATCTCCTTTGGTGGCGTTGAGTTAACCGAGTATTACCAATTCATCACCTTACTTTTCCTTTTGCCCATGTTATCTTATGGGGCAACCACTTCTCTTTTTGGATTTTTGATCTCTCTTTTGAAAGAGGGTGATCCCTTACTGAAAGCAAAAAAAATCCCAGAGAAGGAATTGGATTTTGCAAGTATCGATCGTGTCCCAGTTGCTCTTGTCATGCCCGTATATGAAGAAAATGAAGTTTCGATTTTTGCAAGGATCAAAGTGATTTATGAATCACTCGAGAAATACCACTCCCTTCCCAAATTAGATTTTTTTATCTTAAGTGATACAAGAACTCCTGAAAAATGGATCAAGGAAGAAGCTGCGTACCTTGAATTATGTGAATCCACTGGGAATTATCAAAAATTCCATTACAGAAGGAGAAAGAGTAACCTAAACGGAAAGAGTGGGAACATCGCTGATTTTTGCCGTCGTTGGGGCAATCGGTATGAGCACATGATCATATTAGATGCAGATAGTTTGATGAGTGGGGAAATCATTGTCCAACTCATTGCGATGATGGAACAAAATCCGAAAGCAGGCATCATCCAAACCAATTCCAAATTATTCCGTGCCACCACTCTCTTCCAAAAATTAACTGAATTTTCTTCTTATCTCTTTAGTTCTTATTTCTTAAAAGGTGCTAGTTTTTGGCAGATCAATGCCAACAGTTATTGGGGCCACAATGCCATCTTACGCATCAAACCCTTTATGGAATACTGTGCTCTCCCCCACCTACCCGAATATGGTGGGCTTGGTGGAAAAATTTTAAGCCATGATACTGTCGAAGCAAGCCTCATGCGAAAGGCTGGATACGAAGTCTTATGTGCATACGAACTCGAAGGAAGTTACGAAGAGAACCCGCCAAATATCATCGATGTTTTGAAACGTGACCAAAGATGGTGCCAAGGGAATTTACAACATTTTTGGTTTTTATTTGGAAAGAAGATTCCCTTTATCAACCGTATTCATATCTTAAATGGAATTTTGTCTTATCTCAATTCACCCATTTGGCTCTGTTATATCCTACTTAGTTTGTGGAATTATATCGAAGAAAGTAAGTTTCTCAATTACTCCATGCTTCCTGAGGAGTTTGAATACTTCAAAGCACAGATTTATGATCCGTTGTATTTAAAACTTCTGTATCTTTCATTACTCCTACTCTTTTTACCAAGGGTACTCAGTTACTTGAGTTTACCGTTCAAACAAATTTTCCTAAAGTTTCCCGCCTTCTTTTTAGAGACTTTATTTTCCATCCTCATCGCACCCATCTACATGATCTATCATAGCATTTTTGTGGTGTCCATCTTCCTAAACAAAAAGATCTCTTGGGGACCCCAGAATCGCGATGCGGAATCAAGTTACCCTTTCTCCTATGTGGTTTCTTCCTTTTTTGGAATCACCATCCTTGGGCTCGTTTCTGCTTACATCAGTTACTCTTATTCTTTGATGTTATTTTTCTTAACGATGCCCATTTGGATTGGTTGGACACTTTCCATCCCTCTTGTGATGTTCACAAGTCGTGAACAAAAATCCTTACATTCGTTTTTTGATCTCTCGTACTGGAAACCCAATCGTGGCCTCACAAACAATTTGAGAGAAGAGCTCACTAGGAGTGACGAAAAACGAATGGAAGGAAAAGAAATTTTCTATGCACTTGTGCATCCAGTTTTCCACAAGAGGCACAAACAATTACAAGGGAACAAATCCTATCGGTCGAAAGTTTCGAACTCCATTGCAAATGATTTCGAAATATTACTCGGACAAGGGCCTGAACAATT
- a CDS encoding glucan biosynthesis protein: MKKLNIYFAIIAILLCVVVIFKKNDLTFHALISLFAITPNSEVFDFNAADQIAKEKLKSKYVPTPVYKIPGLDGISFEDYRQIEYKPDVAIWKNLALPYQLHFFHPGHIYSNGIKIYEVIEGKPVEIPYDSSRFNFGNLPLTDDFFELSKKLQYTGFRVHYPINQKETLEEFLVFQGSSYFRALSKNQVYGLSGRGLAINTGPEGKEEFPIFESFYIKRPEKKDSSILIYAIMNSESVVGAYEFFVTPGEITTIDVRAKIYLRKKIKRLGLAPITSMFLYGESNIPILGNIHPEIHDSDGLLTYLGEDNWEWRPLINPKKTKLTNIELNHPKGFGLIQRDRKFKSYQDEKLQYHRRPSLWVEPKGDWGEGDLYLLEFTTNLDSDDNVTIFWEPNLPPNLNEGYEYQYKLSYIEKSPDSHNLGKTTSYYKGIDPLFPKEKMLTLYFTGDFLKALDPKTELKAIIKNDMIPKDQIRYKIEKIRELDQWRLQIWHTSPIEVSTWNVYLEKENQKITETWIYRDGISK; the protein is encoded by the coding sequence ATGAAGAAATTAAACATATACTTTGCCATCATTGCCATTTTGTTATGTGTTGTCGTTATCTTCAAAAAAAATGATCTTACCTTTCATGCACTCATCTCTCTTTTCGCAATCACCCCCAATTCGGAAGTTTTTGACTTCAACGCAGCTGACCAAATTGCAAAGGAGAAATTGAAATCAAAATATGTTCCAACCCCTGTGTACAAAATTCCAGGACTCGATGGAATCAGTTTCGAAGATTATAGGCAAATCGAATACAAACCTGATGTTGCAATCTGGAAAAATTTAGCACTCCCCTACCAATTGCATTTTTTCCACCCAGGCCATATTTATAGCAATGGAATCAAAATTTATGAAGTGATCGAAGGAAAACCAGTGGAGATTCCTTATGATTCGTCTCGCTTTAACTTTGGAAACCTTCCCCTCACCGACGATTTTTTTGAGTTAAGTAAAAAACTCCAGTACACTGGCTTTCGAGTTCACTATCCCATCAACCAAAAGGAAACATTAGAAGAATTTTTAGTCTTCCAAGGTTCTTCCTATTTCCGTGCCTTATCCAAAAACCAAGTGTATGGTTTATCGGGAAGAGGACTTGCGATTAACACTGGTCCCGAAGGGAAAGAAGAGTTCCCTATCTTTGAAAGTTTTTATATCAAACGCCCTGAGAAAAAAGATTCCTCCATTTTGATTTATGCCATTATGAATAGTGAATCCGTTGTGGGTGCCTATGAATTTTTTGTCACACCTGGTGAGATCACTACCATCGATGTCCGCGCTAAAATTTACTTACGTAAAAAAATCAAACGGCTGGGACTTGCTCCCATCACATCCATGTTTCTTTATGGAGAATCCAATATCCCCATCCTTGGAAACATCCATCCAGAGATCCATGACTCGGATGGACTTCTCACTTACCTGGGAGAAGACAACTGGGAATGGAGACCTCTCATCAATCCCAAAAAAACCAAACTAACAAATATCGAACTCAACCACCCCAAAGGGTTTGGTCTCATCCAACGAGATCGAAAATTCAAAAGTTACCAAGATGAAAAATTACAATACCACCGTAGGCCAAGCCTTTGGGTAGAACCGAAAGGTGATTGGGGTGAAGGGGATCTCTATCTTTTAGAATTCACAACCAATCTTGATTCTGATGACAACGTGACTATTTTTTGGGAACCAAACCTGCCTCCCAATTTGAATGAAGGGTACGAATACCAATACAAACTCAGTTATATCGAAAAATCACCGGACTCACACAACCTCGGAAAAACCACTTCCTATTACAAAGGAATTGATCCCCTCTTTCCAAAAGAGAAGATGCTAACTCTCTACTTCACTGGTGATTTTCTAAAAGCCTTAGATCCAAAAACAGAACTAAAGGCCATCATCAAAAATGACATGATCCCAAAAGATCAAATTCGTTATAAAATTGAAAAGATCCGTGAACTTGACCAATGGAGATTACAAATTTGGCATACATCGCCAATTGAAGTTTCCACTTGGAATGTTTATTTGGAGAAAGAAAATCAAAAAATCACAGAAACATGGATCTACAGAGATGGCATCTCCAAATAA